Part of the Streptomyces antimycoticus genome, CACCTGGCAGGCGTACAACCTCTACCCGGAGGACGGCCGGACCGGCGCCAGCCTCTACCACGCCTGGGACGAGCAGGGAAAACTGCTGGGCGAGTCCGAGGCGGCGATCACCGTCTCCTTCGACCGGCCGTACGCGGGCGCGGGGCTGCCCCTCCATGTGGGCCACGCATACGACTTCATCCGCTGGGCCGAGCGCTACGGCTACGACCTGGCCTACGCCGAGATGAGCGATCTGCACGCGGGCAGGGTCGACCCCACCCGCTACCGGGGGCTGGTCTTTCCCGGCCACGACGAGTACTGGTCGGCGCCGATGCGCCGCACCGTGGAATCGGCCCGCGACAGCGGCACCTCGCTGGTCTTCCTCTCCGCCAACACCATGTACTGGCAGGTCGAGCTCACCGCCTCGCCCTCCGGTCCGGACCGGCTGCTGACCTGCCGCAAGCGCCGCGGCCCCGGCCGCTCGGCGCTGTGGCGGGAGACCGCGCCCGAACAGCAGCTGATCGGCATCCAGTACGCGGGCCGGGTGCCCGAGCCGAGCCCGCTGATCGTGCGCAACGCCGGCCACTGGCTGTGGGAGGCCACGGGCGCGGAGGAGGGCGATGAGCTGCCCGGCCTGGTCGCGGGCGAGGCCGACCGCTACTTCCCGCGCACGGTCCTGCCCGAGCACCTCCGCCGCATCCTGCTGGCCCATTCGCCGTACGAGGACACGGAGGGGGTGGTCCGCCACCAGGAGACTTCGCTCTACCGCGCCCCGAGCGGCGCTCTGGTGTTCGCGTCGGGGACGTTCGCGTGGTCGCCCGCGCTGGATCGTCCGGGGCATACGGATGAGCGGATTCAGCGGGCGACGGCGAATCTGCTGGATCGGATCTGCAAGCGGGGGTGACCGGACACCGGCTTACCGCGGCTTCAGGGACGGCGCCGTCCGTACGCCGAAACGATGCCTCAGCGCCGACAGGGCCGCCAGATACCCGCACATGCCGTGCACCCCCGGCCCCGGCGGAGTCGCCGACGAGCACAGGAAGAGCCCGGGGAGCGGGGTGCGGTACGGATCGAGGCGGGGCACCGGCCGGGCGAGGCTCTGCCATAGCGTCATGGCGCCCGAGCCGATGTCCCCGCCCACATCGTTGGGGTCGTACGCCTCCAGGTCCCGCCCGGACAGGCCGCGCGCCGCGAGCACGGTGTCGCCGAAGCCGGGGGCGTAGGTCTCGATCCGGGAGCGGATCAGCGCGACCGGGTCGGTGTCGTCGCCGTTCGGCACATGGGCGTAGGCCCACACCGGGCGCCTGCCGGGCCGGGCGCGCCCGGGGTCGGTGACGGCCGGGTCGACGAGCAGGACGAACGGCTCCCGGCTGCGCACCCCGCGCGCCGTCAGGGTCTCCTCCCGGGCCAGCTCGGCGTGGCCGCCGCCCAGGTGCACGGTCCCGGCGCGGCCCACGGCGGGGTCGGCCCACGGGATCGGCTCGCTGACCAGGAAGTCGGCCTTGGCGGCGGCCGGGCCGTAGCGGAACCGCCGCAGCGCCCGGACATAGCGGTCGGGCAGCCGGCGCCCGGCGATGTCCAGCAGCCCCGGCACACCGGTGTCGAGCAGCACCGCACGAGCGCCGCCGGCCAGCTCGCCGAGGTCGCCGATCGTGCGCCCGATGTGGAAGGTGCCGCCATGCGCGGTGATGTCGTCCGCCATGGCCTCGGCGATCCGGGCGCTTCCGCCGCGCGGCAGCGGCCAGCCGGGGCCGTGTGCCAGATGCCCGAGGAGGGCGGCCACCGCGCCCCCGGCCAGGCTGGGCAGTTCGCCCACGGCATGGGCGGCGACCCCGGTGAGCAGGGCGGGCGCCGCCTCACCGGTGAAACGGGCGGCGCCGAGCCGGGTGCCGTGGACGAGGATCCGCGAGGCCAGCAGCAGCGGTGCCACCGGATCGCGGGGGAGGGCACGCTGTCCGGAGAGGACGAAGTCGACCACGCCCTCGCTGTGCCGCAGCAGCGGCGCCATCAGCCGCCGCCAGCGCTCCCCGTCCGGGCCGAGCCCGGCGCAGGTGGCCGCCAGATCGCGGTGGGCGAGCGCGGCGCGGCCGCCGTCCAGCGGCTGGGCGTAGGAGACCTCGGGCGTCAGCAGCTCCACCCCGCGCGCGGCCAGGTCGAACGCGCGGAAGAAGCGCGAGACGGGCGCCATGGGGTGGACCGCGGAGCAGATGTCATGGGCGATGTCCGCGTCGAAGAGCGGCTGGCTGCGCAGTCCGCCGCCGATGGTGTCGGCGGCCTCGTACACCTCCACCCGCAGCCCGGCGCGGGCCAGGGTGACGGCGGCCGCGAGCCCGTTGGGGCCGCTGCCCACGATCGCCGCGTCGGCCATGCCACACCTCCCATCCGGCCCCCTCCAGGCCCATCCGGAGCCCTCCTTCGCGCGTCCCGCCGAACGAGTTCCTCCTGCGAGGTGTTCGAACCGGCCGGAAGCGGAACCCGAACCGCCGGGCCCCGCGGCCCGCGCCCCGCCGCCGGTCACGGCCGCTTCGTGCGGCAGAATCCAGGAGGGCTGGGACAGATGGACAAAAACACCAGGAGGAAGCGTGTCCGGATTCGTCGAGAAGCCCGAACCGGTCGAGGTTCCGGGCCTTCAGCACCTGCACACCGGCAAGGTGCGCGACCTCTACCGGAACGAGCGCGGTGAGCTCGTCATGGTCGCCAGCGACCGGATCTCCGCCTACGACTGGGTCCTGCCGACCGAGATCCCCGAGAAGGGCAAGATCCTCACCCAGCTCTCCCTCTGGTGGTTCGACCTGCTCGCCGACCTCGTCCCCAACCACGTCCTGTCCAGCGAGCTGCCCCCGGCGCCCCCGCCGACTGGGAAGGCCGCACCCTGGTGTGCCGGTCGCTGCGGATGGTCCCGGTCGAATGCGTGGCACGTGGCCATCTGACCGGCTCCGGCCTGGCCGAGTACCGCGAGACCCGTACGGTGTGCGGAATCGCCCTCCCCGAGGGGCTGACCGACGGCTCGGAGCTGCCCTCCCCGATCTTCACCCCGGCCACCAAGGCCGAGGTCGGCGAGCACGATGAGAACGTGGCGTACGAGGAGGTGGCCCACCGCATCGGCGCCGAGCCCGCCGCCCAGCTGCGCCAGGCCACCCTCGCCATCTTCAACCGGGCCCGGGAGATCGCCCGAGCCCGCGGGATCATCCTCGCCGACACCAAGTTCGAGTTCGGCTACGCGGAGGCGACCCTGGGTGCGGAGGGCGCCGAGCCGGTGCTCGCCGACGAGGTGCTGACCCCGGACTCCTCCCGCTTCTGGCCCGCCGACCAGTGGCAGCCCGGCCGCCCGCAGCCGTCCTTCGACAAGCAGTACGTCCGCGACTGGCTGACCTCCCCGGCCTCCGGCTGGGACCGCGCCAGTGAGCAGCCGCCGCCCCCGCTCCCGGCGGAGGTCGTCGAGCGGACGCGGGCGAAGTACGCGGAGGCCTACGAGCTGCTGACCGGCACCGGCTGGAAGTAGGCCGGAGAACGACCAAGGGTCCCGGCCGATCGGCCGGGACCCTTGATGCATGGAGCGGACGACGAGGCTCGAACTCGCGACCTCAACCTTGGCAAGGTTGCGCTCTACCAACTGAGCTACGTCCGCCTGCGCCGGACTTTTCCGGTTCGACGCGCCTCTACTATAACCAAACCCTCGACCGGTGAACTACCACCCGGGTGTCGAGGCCGCTTCAGGGCGGCCGCGGGGAGCGGCCTCGGGAGCGCTCGGGAGCCGCTCAGAGCCAGCCGTGCTCCTGGGCGATCCGCGCTGCCGCGTGCCGGTTCTCCGCCCCCAGCTTCGCCGCCGCGGCCGACAGATAGTTCCGGACCGTCCCCTGGGAGAGCGCCGCGCGCTGGGCGATCTCCGCGATGGAGGCGCCGTCCGCCGCCAGCTCCAGCAGCTCCGCCTCCCGCGCGGTCAGCGGGGAGTCCCCGGCGCTGATCGCGTCGGCGGCCAGACCGGGGTCGACATAGCGGGACCCGCCGTGCACCGTGCGGATGATCTCCGCCAGCCGCTGCGCGGAGGTGGTCTTCGGTACGAAGGCGCGGACCCCCGCCTCCAGGGCCCGCTTGAGGTGACCCGGCCGGCCGTGGCTGGTCACGATCATCGTCCGGCAGTCGGACAGCTCCGACCGGAGCGCCGCGGCCACCGAGACCCCGTCCGACTCCGGCATCTGGAGGTCCAGCACCGCCACATCGGGCCGGTGCGCCCGCGCCATCGCCAGCGCCTCGGGCCCGGACGCCGCCTCCGCGACCACCAGCAGATCGTCCTCGAGCGCCAGCAGGGCGGCCAGGGCGCCCCGGATCAGATGCTCGTCGTCGGCCAGCAGCACCCGGATCGCCGCGGTGTCGTTCACACGCCCCTCCCAGCGGGACCTTCGCGCAGCGGGACCACCCGGACCCGGCACGCCGTCACTTTCCCCCGGCGGCACCGCCGTTCGCTCCCGCCCCCGGCCCCCACCACGGATTCCGGGGCTGAAAACGCCTGAGGCGCCGGTCGATTCGACCGGCGCCTCAGATCTGGAGCGGACGACGAGATTCGAACTCGCGACCCTCACCTTGGCAAGGTGATGCTCTACCAACTGAGCCACGTCCGCATGCCTCCGACCAGCTTTCACCGATCGGCGCGTGCATCACTCTACCTGATCCTCTTCGCAAGAGGGCGATAGACGATGAGAGCGGGTGACAGGGATCGCACACTGCGCCTCCCCCTTGGAAAGGGGGCGCTCTACTACTGAGCTACACCCGCATGGTGTCTTCCTCGGGGTTTCGGCCTTTCGGCCTCGCCCCTCGGCGTGCTCCAGACTTTAGCGGATCACCCGGGGTGGTGTGCAACTCGGCTGAACGGGTCAGTCAGGCCGACTCGTTGAAGGCTTCGTAGACCTTCTTGGGGATCCGGCCACGCGGAGGCACCTCCATGCCGTGCGACCTGGCCCAGGCGCGCACCGCGGCCGGGTCCGGGGCGACATCGGTGCGGCGGTACGTCTTGCCCGAGCGGGCCCGCTTACGGCCGGCCTCCACGTACGGCGCGAGCGCGTCGCGCAGTTTCGACGCATTGGCAGAGTTGAGGTCGATCTCGTACAACTTGCCGTCGAGTCCGAACGTGACCGTCTCTTCCGCTTGGCCGCCCTCGAGGTCGTCGGAGAGCGTGACTACTACGCGCTGCGCCACGGATATCGGTCCTTTCGGGCTGCATCGATGCGTTGACGTGCAAAGATGTCAGCTGTCCAGTTGTGTCCAACAATGCTTTTTCATTTGTACAGCGACTGGCATTGCATTGTGAACCCCGGTAATTCCATCCGCGTGTCACGCCGCGATCGGGACCATACGTTTTTCCCCGACCTTTCCCCGTCAGTTGCCACCGACGATGCTTAAACGTGACCGAACCCTTGCATATCTACTCGCGTAGAATTTTCGCCGGGGTAGGCTTGGGCCACCGCCTTACGCACCAGCACCACACCACCGGGAGTGCCAGTGGCACGCGTCGTAGTCGACGTCATGCTCAAGCCGGAGATCCTCGACCCCCAGGGCCAGGCGGTGCAGCGAGCACTGCCCCGCCTCGGTTTCGAGGGGATCGCCGATGTCCGTCAGGGCAAGCGCTTTGAACTCGAGGTGGAGGGCCCGGTCGACGATGCCGCCCTCGCCCGTATCCATGAGATCGCCGAGACCTTCCTGGCGAACACCGTGATCGAGGACTTTTCCGTGAAGGTCGAGGTCGGCGAAGGTGCCGACGCCAGCGCCGTGAAGGCCGAATCGTGACCGCACGCATCGGAGTCATCACTTTCCCCGGCACGCTCGACGACCGCGACACCCAGCGCGCGGTGCGCACCGCCGGCCTCGAAGCCGTACCGCTGTGGCACCGTGACAAGGACCTCAAGCAGGTCGACGCGGTGATCCTGCCGGGCGGCTTCTCCTATGGCGACTATCTGCGGGCCGGAGCGATCTCCCGGTTCTCTCCGGTAATGGAGTCGGTGATCGACCAGGCGAAGGCCGGTATGCCGGTGCTTGGCA contains:
- the purS gene encoding phosphoribosylformylglycinamidine synthase subunit PurS; amino-acid sequence: MARVVVDVMLKPEILDPQGQAVQRALPRLGFEGIADVRQGKRFELEVEGPVDDAALARIHEIAETFLANTVIEDFSVKVEVGEGADASAVKAES
- a CDS encoding N,N-dimethylformamidase beta subunit family domain-containing protein, producing the protein MGTDQIRRWESGALAHAVTDPFGQGPLPWLRDSENYFDDTGRVVPWYVDHVQHSGAIDRATGRVRAKGPARIPGPRTADDVHRQIKGFPSASAAAPGEAIDFRITVDPPQQFSVDIYRIGYYEGAGALKITTSPRLSGIVQPPPLTADRTVSCHHWWLSWRLQIPSYWKPGAYVAVLTTVDGYRSHIPFTVRDPRPADLLLVLPDLTWQAYNLYPEDGRTGASLYHAWDEQGKLLGESEAAITVSFDRPYAGAGLPLHVGHAYDFIRWAERYGYDLAYAEMSDLHAGRVDPTRYRGLVFPGHDEYWSAPMRRTVESARDSGTSLVFLSANTMYWQVELTASPSGPDRLLTCRKRRGPGRSALWRETAPEQQLIGIQYAGRVPEPSPLIVRNAGHWLWEATGAEEGDELPGLVAGEADRYFPRTVLPEHLRRILLAHSPYEDTEGVVRHQETSLYRAPSGALVFASGTFAWSPALDRPGHTDERIQRATANLLDRICKRG
- a CDS encoding phytoene desaturase family protein, with amino-acid sequence MADAAIVGSGPNGLAAAVTLARAGLRVEVYEAADTIGGGLRSQPLFDADIAHDICSAVHPMAPVSRFFRAFDLAARGVELLTPEVSYAQPLDGGRAALAHRDLAATCAGLGPDGERWRRLMAPLLRHSEGVVDFVLSGQRALPRDPVAPLLLASRILVHGTRLGAARFTGEAAPALLTGVAAHAVGELPSLAGGAVAALLGHLAHGPGWPLPRGGSARIAEAMADDITAHGGTFHIGRTIGDLGELAGGARAVLLDTGVPGLLDIAGRRLPDRYVRALRRFRYGPAAAKADFLVSEPIPWADPAVGRAGTVHLGGGHAELAREETLTARGVRSREPFVLLVDPAVTDPGRARPGRRPVWAYAHVPNGDDTDPVALIRSRIETYAPGFGDTVLAARGLSGRDLEAYDPNDVGGDIGSGAMTLWQSLARPVPRLDPYRTPLPGLFLCSSATPPGPGVHGMCGYLAALSALRHRFGVRTAPSLKPR
- a CDS encoding response regulator transcription factor, with protein sequence MNDTAAIRVLLADDEHLIRGALAALLALEDDLLVVAEAASGPEALAMARAHRPDVAVLDLQMPESDGVSVAAALRSELSDCRTMIVTSHGRPGHLKRALEAGVRAFVPKTTSAQRLAEIIRTVHGGSRYVDPGLAADAISAGDSPLTAREAELLELAADGASIAEIAQRAALSQGTVRNYLSAAAAKLGAENRHAAARIAQEHGWL
- a CDS encoding histone-like nucleoid-structuring protein Lsr2, with the translated sequence MAQRVVVTLSDDLEGGQAEETVTFGLDGKLYEIDLNSANASKLRDALAPYVEAGRKRARSGKTYRRTDVAPDPAAVRAWARSHGMEVPPRGRIPKKVYEAFNESA